CTTCTGCTTAATAGGTTGAGATCCCGGGAGTATGTTCAGATGATGCTCAGCTATCACGGGTGAGATCCCGATCAATTCTTGCTGGGACCAGGCAAAAGCATtaacattatattttatatagttTAGTAAACTTACCCGAGTGGATAATTCGAGATCTCGAGCCACTCGGATCTCCCTTCCTGGCCCTATTTTCACCACTTCCTGCTTCTCCTCCGCTACAAAATTAACTTCCCCCTCTTCTACTACCCTCTCCGCATCCTCAACACCACTTATTCTCTTCCCCTCCATCCTCGCCTTATTCTGATCTACCCAGACCGCTTCCACATAATATTTCCGAGAAGAAGGCTGATCTCACTAGATTTCTCCTACTTGATTCACCATTGGGAATTTTATGTTCTGATGATATGTGGATGCTACAGCCCTTAGCTCATTCATGGCCGACCGTcccaatataatattatatgatGATGGGGCTTCCACAACAGTGAAGGTGGTCATGAAATTCTTCTTCAACTCCTGAGTACCTAGAGTCAAAAGTAGAATAATCTCTCCTTCTAGGTAGACGGCGTGGCCAGCAAAGCCAAAAAGATCAGTTTCCACGGTCTCCAGCTGATATCCTTGCAAATCTATCTGCACCAGccttgaaaataatatttacagAACTTCCCGAATCAACAAAAAACATCATGATGTCATAATTGGCCACCCGTGCCTGGATTAACAGGACATCATTGTGAGGGAGATTAACACCCTTGAGGTCATCCGGACCAAAACTGATAACTGCTTCACTCCTCATCATTCCTTCCACCTCCATACCATCCCTCCTACTTCTTCATGACTTCTTTGCCCGATTTGAATCGCCATCAGTAGATTTTCCAGAGATCATTTTTATTATCCCTAAGACAGGGGGTGAGGCCTTCTTCCTCTTGGGCTCCGAATTCTTCATCCTATTTGGGGCATCTCTCGATTCCTCCTGGGCACTTGGTCCTGGCTGCCGAGTTTTCCATGGTGGCAATCTTGGCCTCTTAATGGGTGGATTATATATCCCACGACAGCAGGCaggatataattttttttcagcTTCCGGCAGTCCTCTGTGTTATGAAAACACACTTTATGAAGGGTACAGTATCCCATCCTCTCGGGTCTAATAAATTGTTGTGGAGGGGGCATTGTCCCTGCTACACTCTTGGACATCCCGGTCCCGGGTGATTTTCAGGGGCACATGATGAGAAAAAACCCCGGGGTTACCCCTTATCCGTCCTTTTTCCTCGA
The Primulina tabacum isolate GXHZ01 chromosome 9, ASM2559414v2, whole genome shotgun sequence DNA segment above includes these coding regions:
- the LOC142504287 gene encoding uncharacterized protein LOC142504287 — translated: MEVEGMMRSEAVISFGPDDLKGVNLPHNDVLLIQIDLQGYQLETVETDLFGFAGHAVYLEGEIILLLTLGTQELKKNFMTTFTVVEAPSSYNIILGRSAMNELRAVASTYHQNIKFPMVNQVGEI